A genomic region of Parus major isolate Abel chromosome 14, Parus_major1.1, whole genome shotgun sequence contains the following coding sequences:
- the NTN3 gene encoding netrin-3 has product MHQTWQSFPSLTSPPNMGGALAMTLLVRLTLVLPPGRSHFPLPRRMEVLQLLRLLLTTAMLGLSQTVNPFVAQQTPPDPCYDENGAPRRCIPEFVNAAFGKEVQASSTCGKPPTRHCNASDPRRAHPPAYLTDLNTASNMTCWRSETLHHSPQNVTLTLSLGKKFEVVYVSLQFCSPRPESTAILKSMDYGKTWVPFQFYSTQCRKMYNKPSRAAITKQNEQEAVCTDSHTDVRPLSGGLIAFSTLDGRPTAHDFDNSPVLQDWVTATDIRVVFSRPHLFRDLGSRDTGEEEGGTGSTPYYYAVGELQVGGRCKCNGHAARCVKDKEQKLVCDCKHNTEGPECDRCKPFHYDRPWQRASAREANECLACNCNLHARRCRFNMELFKLSGRKSGGVCLNCRHNTAGRHCHYCKEGFYRDLSKAITDRKACKACDCHPVGAAGKTCNQTTGQCPCKDGVTGLTCNRCAKGYQQSRSPVAPCIKIPAINPTSLVTSTEAPADCDSYCKPAKGNYKINMKKYCKKDYVVQVNILEMETVANWAKFTINILSVYKCRDERVKRGDNFLWIHLKDLSCKCPKIQISKKYLVMGISENSTDRPGLMADKNSLVIQWRDAWTRRLRKLQRREKKGKCVKP; this is encoded by the exons ATGCACCAGACATGGCAGAGTTTCCCATCCCTTACCAGCCCTCCCAACATGGGTGGTGCCTTGGCCATGACACTGCTGGTGCGACTCACTCTTGTTCTTCCTCCAGGGAGGAGCCACTTCCCTCTCCCCAGAAGGATGGaggtcctgcagctcctgcgTCTGCTCCTCACCACTGCCATGCTGGGTCTGTCCCAGACAGTGAACCCCTTTGTGGCCCAGCAGACTCCCCCAGACCCTTGCTATGATGAGAATGGTGCTCCTCGACGCTGCATCCCTGAATTTGTCAATGCTGCCTTTGGGAAAGAGGTTCAAGCCTCCAGCACATGTGGGAAGCCCCCGACACGGCACTGCAACGCCTCAGACCCCCGCCGAGCCCACCCACCCGCCTACCTGACTGACCTCAACACTGCCTCCAACATGACCTGTTGGCGCTCGGAAACCCTCCACCATTCACCCCAGAATGTCACCCTCACCCTCTCCCTTGGCAAGAAGTTTGAGGTAGTCTATGTCAGCCTCCAGTTCTGCTCGCCCCGGCCCGAGTCCACTGCCATCCTCAAGTCTATGGACTACGGCAAGACCTGGGTGCCTTTCCAGTTCTACTCCACGCAGTGCCGCAAGATGTACAACAAGCCGAGCCGCGCCGCCATCACGAAGCAGAACGAGCAGGAGGCGGTGTGCACCGACTCGCACACCGACGTGCGGCCCCTCTCCGGCGGCCTCATCGCCTTCAGCACCCTGGACGGCCGCCCCACCGCCCACGACTTCGACAACTCGCCCGTGCTGCAGGACTGGGTGACGGCCACCGACATCCGCGTGGTCTTCAGCCGCCCACATCTCTTCCGTGATCTGGGCAGCCGGGACACGGGCGAGGAGGAGGGGGGCACGGGCTCCACTCCCTACTACTACGCCGTGGGGGAGCTGCAGGTCGGCGGGCGCTGCAAGTGCAACGGGCACGCAGCACGCTGCGTTAAGGACAAGGAGCAGAAGCTGGTGTGCGACTGCAAGCACAACACAGAGGGACCCGAGTGCGACCGCTGCAAGCCCTTCCACTACGACCGGCCCTGGCAGCGGGCCAGTGCCCGTGAGGCCAACGAGTGTCTGG CCTGCAACTGCAACCTGCACGCGCGGCGCTGCCGCTTCAACATGGAGCTGTTCAAGCTGTCGGGGCGCAAGAGCGGCGGGGTGTGCCTCAACTGCCGGCACAACACAGCGGGCAGGCACTGCCACTACTGCAAGGAGGGCTTCTACCGCGACCTCAGCAAGGCCATCACCGACCGCAAAGCCTGCAAAG CTTGCGACTGCCACCCCGTCGGTGCGGCCGGCAAGACCTGCAACCAGACCACGGGGCAGTGTCCCTGCAAGGACGGCGTCACCGGCCTCACCTGCAACCGCTGCGCCAAGGGCTACCAGCAGAGCCGCTCGCCAGTGGCCCCCTGCATCA agatTCCTGCCATCAACCCCACCTCCCTGGTCACCAGCACAGAGGCACCCGCAG ACTGTGACTCCTACTGCAAACCAGCCAAGGGAAACTACAAGATTAACATGAAGAAGTACTGCAAGAAGGACTATG tggTCCAGGTGAACATCCTTGAGATGGAGACGGTGGCCAACTGGGCCAAGTTCACCATCAACATCCTCTCTGTCTACAAGTGCCGTGACGAGCGGGTCAAGCGCGGTGACAACTTCTTGTGGATCCACCTGAAAGACCTGTCCTGCAAGTGCCCCAAAATCCAGATCAGCAAGAAGTACTTGGTCATGGGGATCAGCGAAAATTCCACTGACCGGCCCGGACTGATGGCTGACAAGAACAGCCTGGTCATCCAGTGGCGGGATGCCTGGACACGCCGTCTTCGGAAACTGCAGCGGCGGGAGAAGAAGGGCAAGTGTGTGAAGCCCTGA